A region from the Serinibacter arcticus genome encodes:
- a CDS encoding DUF1540 domain-containing protein, producing the protein MSALVEMPHVADCAVTDCSYNHDGCHAFAVTIDDDVDCATFIDIGTRGGLDRVVAQVGACQRTSCQFNTNLECGADAVRIGPGGSGTANCLTFVEG; encoded by the coding sequence GTGTCAGCTCTCGTCGAGATGCCCCACGTCGCCGACTGCGCCGTGACCGACTGCTCCTACAACCACGACGGCTGCCACGCGTTCGCCGTCACCATCGACGACGACGTCGACTGCGCGACCTTCATCGACATCGGTACGCGCGGCGGCCTCGACCGCGTCGTCGCCCAGGTCGGTGCCTGCCAGCGCACGTCCTGCCAGTTCAACACCAACCTCGAGTGCGGGGCCGACGCCGTGCGCATCGGACCGGGCGGGTCCGGCACCGCGAACTGCCTGACCTTCGTCGAGGGCTGA
- a CDS encoding Gfo/Idh/MocA family protein — protein sequence MTADENLRWGILGPGRIAGGVARDFGNVAHGEIVAVGSRDLDRASAFAAEHAPAARSHGSYAELLEDPDVEAVYIATPHSQHAVQASAAIAAGKAVLVEKSFTATYAGAERVVNEAREAGVFAMEAMWTRFVPAVVRVRELLADGAIGEVRAVTADLGVRREFAPEDRLFSLALGGGTLLDLGVYVVSFAQMVLGHPRSVTAHGSRLPTGVDAEAGLLVDFGDGRTATLQTSFRAPTPGNARIYGSEGWIDVPPRFHHPDRLVLHRFGSDPVEEVLPPRGAGYAHEFDEVATRIRAGHTESAVMSLADTLVVQRMLQDAADQLGVALVDADGEL from the coding sequence ATGACTGCAGACGAGAACCTCCGCTGGGGCATCCTCGGACCGGGACGCATCGCCGGAGGAGTCGCCCGCGACTTCGGCAACGTCGCGCACGGCGAGATCGTCGCCGTCGGCTCGCGGGACCTCGACCGGGCCTCCGCGTTCGCCGCCGAGCACGCCCCGGCCGCCCGCTCCCACGGCTCCTACGCCGAGCTCCTCGAGGACCCCGACGTCGAGGCGGTCTACATCGCGACGCCGCACTCCCAGCACGCGGTGCAGGCCTCCGCGGCGATCGCCGCGGGCAAGGCGGTCCTCGTGGAGAAGAGCTTCACCGCCACCTACGCCGGCGCCGAGCGCGTCGTCAACGAGGCCCGCGAGGCCGGCGTGTTCGCGATGGAGGCGATGTGGACGAGGTTCGTCCCCGCCGTCGTGCGTGTCCGTGAGCTGCTCGCCGACGGCGCGATCGGCGAGGTCCGCGCCGTCACCGCCGACCTGGGGGTGCGCCGCGAGTTCGCCCCCGAGGACCGCCTGTTCAGCCTCGCCCTCGGCGGCGGCACGCTGCTCGATCTCGGCGTCTACGTGGTCTCGTTCGCCCAGATGGTGCTCGGGCACCCGCGCTCCGTGACGGCCCACGGCTCCCGCCTGCCCACCGGCGTCGACGCCGAGGCCGGCCTGCTCGTGGACTTCGGCGACGGTCGCACGGCCACGCTGCAGACGTCGTTCCGCGCGCCGACGCCAGGCAACGCGCGGATCTACGGCAGCGAGGGCTGGATCGACGTCCCGCCGCGCTTCCACCACCCCGACCGCCTCGTGCTGCACCGATTCGGCAGCGACCCCGTCGAGGAGGTGCTGCCGCCGCGCGGCGCCGGCTACGCGCACGAGTTCGACGAGGTCGCCACGCGGATCCGCGCCGGCCACACCGAGTCCGCCGTGATGTCGCTGGCCGACACCCTCGTGGTGCAGCGGATGCTCCAGGACGCCGCCGACCAGCTCGGGGTCGCGCTCGTCGACGCGGACGGTGAGCTCTGA
- a CDS encoding ATP-dependent DNA ligase, whose amino-acid sequence MALPLGAPIAPMLAKSVAAVPAADAAGGPYSYEPKWDGFRAIVLVDDGEVEILSRSGKSMTRYFPDVVEAAIAELPARAVVDGEIVLARGSRLDFELLGQRIHPAATRVRMLAEHAPANLVVFDVLALGDDVVMDRPLSERLEVLDGLDLTGPRVHATPRTLDAAVAQEWLGVFEGAGLDGVMAKPLADPYAPGKRAMLKIKHARTADVVLAGYREHKDSTPDEPLVGSLLLGLYEGEQLHFVGVSASFPMARRAELIEELAPLVVDVTDREQAEAHPWAEWADPSAHAEGRKPGAQSRWSGGKDLSFTPLRVERVLEVGYDHMEGARFRHTTQLKRWRPDREPRSCTYEQLDEPVGYDLAELLPGAPAADPTFTGALE is encoded by the coding sequence ATGGCCCTGCCGCTCGGGGCGCCGATCGCGCCGATGCTCGCCAAGAGCGTCGCGGCCGTGCCGGCCGCCGACGCCGCGGGCGGCCCGTACTCCTACGAGCCCAAGTGGGACGGGTTCCGGGCGATCGTGCTGGTGGACGACGGCGAGGTGGAGATCCTCTCCCGCAGCGGCAAGTCGATGACGCGCTACTTCCCCGACGTCGTCGAGGCCGCGATCGCCGAGCTGCCCGCCCGGGCGGTGGTCGACGGCGAGATCGTCCTCGCTCGCGGCTCGCGTCTCGACTTCGAGCTGCTCGGGCAGCGGATCCACCCCGCCGCGACGCGCGTGCGGATGCTGGCGGAGCACGCGCCCGCGAACCTCGTGGTGTTCGACGTGCTCGCGCTGGGGGACGACGTCGTGATGGACCGTCCGCTGAGCGAGCGGCTGGAGGTGCTCGACGGTCTGGACCTGACCGGACCCCGGGTGCACGCCACCCCGCGGACGCTCGACGCCGCCGTCGCGCAGGAGTGGCTGGGGGTGTTCGAGGGCGCCGGCCTCGACGGTGTGATGGCCAAACCGCTGGCCGACCCGTACGCCCCGGGCAAGCGCGCGATGCTCAAGATCAAGCACGCCCGGACGGCGGACGTCGTGCTGGCCGGGTACCGCGAGCACAAGGACTCGACACCGGACGAGCCGCTCGTCGGGTCGCTCCTGCTCGGTCTCTACGAGGGCGAGCAGCTCCACTTCGTCGGCGTCTCCGCGTCGTTCCCGATGGCGCGACGGGCCGAGCTGATCGAGGAGCTGGCGCCGCTCGTGGTCGACGTGACCGACCGTGAGCAGGCCGAGGCGCACCCGTGGGCGGAGTGGGCGGACCCGTCGGCGCACGCCGAGGGACGCAAACCCGGGGCCCAGTCGCGCTGGTCGGGCGGGAAGGACCTCAGCTTCACGCCGTTGCGCGTCGAGCGCGTGCTCGAGGTCGGCTACGACCACATGGAGGGTGCCCGGTTCCGGCACACCACGCAGCTCAAGCGGTGGCGCCCGGACCGCGAGCCGCGCTCGTGCACGTACGAGCAGCTCGACGAACCCGTCGGTTACGACCTCGCCGAGCTGCTGCCGGGCGCGCCGGCCGCCGACCCGACGTTCACCGGGGCGCTCGAGTGA
- the rocD gene encoding ornithine--oxo-acid transaminase, with the protein MTAVETTTGTAAGTAAEQIADIEAHAAHNYHPLDVVIARGEGAWVTDVDGKRYLDCLAAYSAVNFGHGHPELLAAAHEQLDRLTLTSRAFHHDRMAEFVTELAALAGKDMVVPMNTGAEAVETAIKVARKYAHDVRGIAVPEIIVAGGNFHGRTTTIVSFSDDAVARDGFGPYTPGFVTVPYGDADALASAITENTAAVLLESIQGEAGVVVPPADYFPRVRALTAERGVLLIADEIQSGLGRTGTTFAIEHDGVEPDLYLLGKALGGGIVPVSAVAGNADVLGVLTPGTHGSTFGGNPLAAAVATAVVRLLRTGEYQERSAVLGARLHAGLTGLIGSGVTAVRGRGLWAGVDIDPEVGTARDVALRLLDRGILAKDTHTRTLRLAPPLVISRDEVEWLLRELKAALQG; encoded by the coding sequence GTGACCGCCGTCGAGACCACCACCGGCACCGCTGCCGGCACCGCCGCCGAGCAGATCGCCGACATCGAGGCGCACGCCGCGCACAACTACCACCCGCTCGACGTCGTGATCGCGCGCGGTGAGGGCGCCTGGGTGACGGACGTCGACGGCAAGCGCTACCTCGACTGCCTCGCCGCGTACTCCGCGGTGAACTTCGGTCACGGTCACCCCGAGCTGCTGGCCGCGGCGCACGAGCAGCTGGACCGCCTCACGCTGACCTCCCGCGCCTTCCACCACGACCGGATGGCCGAGTTCGTCACCGAGCTCGCCGCGCTCGCGGGCAAGGACATGGTGGTGCCGATGAACACCGGCGCCGAGGCCGTGGAGACGGCGATCAAGGTGGCGCGCAAGTACGCCCACGACGTCCGCGGCATCGCCGTGCCGGAGATCATCGTGGCCGGCGGCAACTTCCACGGCCGCACCACGACGATCGTCAGCTTCTCCGACGACGCCGTCGCGCGCGACGGGTTCGGCCCGTACACCCCCGGCTTCGTCACCGTGCCCTACGGCGACGCCGACGCGCTCGCCTCGGCGATCACGGAGAACACGGCCGCGGTGCTGCTGGAGTCGATCCAGGGCGAGGCCGGCGTCGTCGTGCCCCCCGCCGACTACTTCCCGCGCGTGCGGGCGCTGACCGCCGAGCGCGGCGTGCTCCTCATCGCCGACGAGATCCAGTCCGGCCTCGGCCGCACCGGCACCACGTTCGCGATCGAGCACGACGGCGTGGAGCCCGACCTCTACCTGCTCGGCAAGGCGCTGGGCGGCGGCATCGTGCCGGTCTCCGCCGTCGCCGGCAACGCCGACGTGCTCGGCGTGCTCACGCCCGGCACCCACGGCTCCACCTTCGGGGGCAACCCGCTCGCGGCCGCCGTGGCGACCGCCGTCGTCCGCCTGCTGCGCACCGGTGAGTACCAGGAGCGTTCGGCCGTGCTGGGGGCACGGCTGCACGCGGGCCTGACCGGGCTGATCGGCTCGGGCGTGACGGCGGTCCGCGGGCGCGGTCTGTGGGCCGGCGTGGACATCGACCCCGAGGTGGGGACCGCGCGTGACGTCGCCCTGCGCCTGCTCGATCGCGGGATCCTCGCCAAGGACACGCACACCCGCACGCTGCGCCTCGCTCCGCCGCTCGTCATCAGCCGCGACGAGGTCGAGTGGTTGCTGCGCGAGCTCAAGGCAGCCCTCCAGGGCTGA
- the ddaH gene encoding dimethylargininase: protein MSTHTTDVPDVVAAPPVTIRTATKRRYLMCRPTHFDVVYTINPWMHPEVPVDHDLVMQQWENLRRTYLDLGHDVEVIEGAPGLPDMVFAANGATVVDGRALAVNFRYAQRTDEAALYAAWLRADGIEVTDAVATNEGEGDFLTVGRRMLAGTGFRSDPASHVELAGATGLEVVTLELVDPSFYHIDTALAVLDDENIAYLPQAFSLAAHERLQELYPDAIHVSLEDASVFGLNAVSDGRNVVVAAQATQFIADLAAAGYHPVPVDLSELLKGGGGIKCCTLELRPAPVQS, encoded by the coding sequence TTGAGCACGCACACCACCGACGTCCCCGACGTCGTCGCCGCCCCGCCCGTGACCATCCGCACGGCCACGAAGCGGCGCTACCTCATGTGCCGCCCGACCCACTTCGACGTCGTCTACACGATCAACCCGTGGATGCACCCCGAGGTGCCGGTCGACCACGACCTGGTGATGCAGCAGTGGGAGAACCTCCGCCGCACCTACCTCGACCTGGGCCACGACGTCGAGGTCATCGAGGGCGCCCCGGGCCTGCCCGACATGGTGTTCGCCGCCAACGGCGCGACCGTCGTCGACGGCCGCGCCCTCGCCGTGAACTTCCGCTACGCCCAGCGCACCGACGAGGCCGCGCTCTACGCCGCGTGGCTGCGCGCCGACGGGATCGAGGTGACCGACGCCGTCGCCACCAACGAGGGCGAGGGCGACTTCCTCACCGTCGGCCGCAGGATGCTCGCCGGCACCGGCTTCCGCTCCGACCCCGCCTCGCACGTCGAGCTCGCCGGTGCGACCGGCCTCGAGGTCGTCACGCTCGAGCTGGTCGACCCGAGCTTCTACCACATCGACACGGCGCTCGCCGTGCTCGACGACGAGAACATCGCCTACCTGCCGCAGGCCTTCTCCCTCGCCGCGCACGAGCGCCTCCAGGAGCTGTATCCGGATGCGATCCACGTCAGCCTCGAGGACGCGAGCGTGTTCGGGCTCAACGCCGTCTCCGACGGCCGCAACGTCGTGGTCGCCGCCCAGGCGACGCAGTTCATCGCCGACCTCGCCGCGGCCGGCTACCACCCGGTGCCGGTCGACCTGTCCGAGCTCCTCAAGGGTGGCGGCGGCATCAAGTGCTGCACCCTCGAGCTGCGCCCCGCGCCCGTCCAGAGCTGA
- a CDS encoding Lrp/AsnC family transcriptional regulator → MDSLDQQILAELTADGRATYATIGGVVGLSAPAVKRRVDRLLDDGVIDHFTAVVDPAALGWGIEALIDVYCQGRIAPADLRSAWEPIPEIVQASTVAGSADAVLRVRARDVAHLEETLENIRDSADIERTESTIVLSRLIERG, encoded by the coding sequence ATGGACTCCCTCGACCAGCAGATCCTCGCCGAGCTGACCGCCGACGGGCGGGCCACCTACGCCACGATCGGCGGCGTCGTCGGGCTGTCGGCGCCGGCCGTGAAGCGACGGGTGGACCGCCTGCTCGACGACGGCGTGATCGACCACTTCACCGCCGTCGTGGACCCCGCGGCGCTGGGGTGGGGGATCGAGGCGCTGATCGACGTCTACTGCCAGGGGCGCATCGCGCCGGCGGACCTGCGCTCCGCGTGGGAGCCGATCCCCGAGATCGTGCAGGCGAGCACCGTGGCCGGGAGCGCCGACGCGGTGCTGCGGGTGCGGGCGCGCGACGTCGCGCACCTCGAGGAGACGCTGGAGAACATCCGGGACTCGGCCGACATCGAGCGGACCGAGTCGACGATCGTGCTGTCCCGCCTCATCGAGCGCGGCTAG
- a CDS encoding DUF4342 domain-containing protein: protein MTEDQTNPLHDAPAAGEGRTRTEEFKVSGENLLAKVKELFAEGNVRRVIIKNDDGRTLLEVPLNAGLAVTTVAAVFAPVLVAVGAIAAMVSSVTVAVVRGEAKPAEAAAEPVAPVTPVADATDQPHNYGI, encoded by the coding sequence ATGACCGAGGACCAGACGAACCCGCTGCACGACGCCCCCGCCGCCGGTGAGGGCCGCACCCGCACCGAGGAGTTCAAGGTGTCGGGCGAGAACCTGCTCGCCAAGGTGAAGGAGCTCTTCGCCGAGGGCAACGTCCGCCGCGTCATCATCAAGAACGACGACGGCCGCACGCTGCTCGAGGTGCCGCTCAACGCCGGACTCGCCGTCACGACCGTGGCGGCCGTGTTCGCCCCCGTGCTCGTCGCCGTCGGCGCGATCGCGGCGATGGTGTCCTCGGTGACGGTCGCCGTCGTCCGCGGCGAGGCCAAGCCGGCCGAGGCCGCTGCCGAGCCGGTCGCCCCGGTGACTCCGGTCGCCGACGCCACCGACCAGCCGCACAACTACGGGATCTGA
- a CDS encoding DUF6308 family protein has protein sequence MNSAQSVASGPDLIIAGTKRSQEWCVERALAYYVRTLKKYDESPGLPSQGITDDLIRRTRALASRITRAEQAWFVEHGRSLDLSEVARLDDLRQLLSNESAWEAADSAYSHFVSASPKGVSFAKVHKVLHLVRPTVFPILDSRLKAIYRTHQRALADAGRLPGRENWRRRTWLAIAEDLTSATDSGALTSLRDNLTSRAHNDEDPVNGPHVREVAERLGRVSDLRLLDILTWER, from the coding sequence ATGAATTCCGCACAATCGGTCGCCAGCGGCCCGGACCTCATCATCGCCGGTACGAAAAGATCGCAGGAATGGTGCGTCGAGCGGGCGTTGGCCTACTACGTGCGCACCCTGAAGAAGTACGACGAGTCGCCCGGTCTCCCGAGCCAAGGGATCACAGACGATCTCATCCGTCGCACCCGAGCCCTCGCTTCTCGGATCACGCGCGCCGAGCAAGCCTGGTTCGTCGAGCACGGACGGTCGCTCGACCTGAGCGAGGTCGCACGGCTCGATGATCTCCGCCAGCTGTTGTCGAATGAGAGTGCGTGGGAGGCCGCCGACAGCGCCTACTCGCACTTCGTCAGCGCCAGCCCCAAGGGAGTCTCGTTTGCGAAGGTCCACAAGGTGTTGCACCTGGTCCGTCCAACCGTGTTCCCGATCCTCGACTCCCGCTTGAAGGCGATCTACCGGACGCACCAGAGGGCGCTCGCCGACGCGGGCCGCCTCCCCGGCCGGGAGAACTGGCGTCGCCGGACGTGGCTTGCCATCGCCGAGGACCTGACCTCGGCCACCGACAGCGGTGCCCTGACGTCGCTCCGGGACAACCTCACGAGCCGGGCGCACAACGACGAAGACCCTGTGAATGGCCCGCACGTTCGCGAGGTTGCCGAGCGTCTTGGCCGCGTGTCTGACCTTCGGCTGCTGGATATCCTCACCTGGGAGCGCTAA
- a CDS encoding DNA polymerase domain-containing protein — MAASDAVELDVRGRAVRVSSPTKVVFASGITKLEVAEYVISVGDGILAALAERPTALERWPGGFREGMALTTRTGVQGDGFYSKRVPKGAPEWVESVRIAFPSGRFADEVCPTELAVVVWAVQQNTLTFHPWPVRRGESDVDGVATGGVDRPDQLRIDLDPQPGTDYDDAAAIAPLVREVAAEAGLTLVPKTSGGRGLHLFAPIRAEWEFIPARRATIALAREIERRAPGAVTTKWWKEERGEKVFIDYNQMARDRTIASAYSIRANARATVSAPLRWEEVADVHPDDFTVRSMPARFAEVGDLFAGANASAEGIADGTVGGLETLLEWADRDERDHGLGEAPYPPEYPKMPGEPLRVQPSRAKKD, encoded by the coding sequence ATGGCCGCCTCCGATGCAGTTGAGCTGGACGTCCGTGGTCGCGCCGTGCGCGTGAGCTCGCCGACGAAGGTCGTGTTCGCCTCCGGGATCACCAAGCTGGAGGTCGCGGAGTACGTGATCTCCGTGGGCGACGGGATCCTCGCCGCGCTCGCGGAGCGGCCGACGGCGCTCGAGCGCTGGCCCGGCGGCTTCCGCGAGGGCATGGCCCTGACGACGCGGACCGGCGTGCAGGGCGACGGCTTCTACTCCAAGCGCGTGCCCAAGGGCGCACCCGAGTGGGTGGAGAGCGTGCGGATCGCGTTCCCGAGCGGCCGCTTCGCCGACGAGGTCTGCCCGACCGAGCTCGCCGTCGTCGTCTGGGCGGTGCAGCAGAACACCCTGACCTTCCACCCGTGGCCCGTGCGGCGCGGGGAGAGCGACGTCGACGGCGTGGCCACCGGCGGCGTCGACCGCCCCGACCAGCTGCGCATCGACCTCGACCCGCAGCCCGGCACGGACTACGACGACGCCGCCGCGATCGCCCCGCTCGTGCGCGAGGTCGCGGCCGAGGCCGGGCTGACGCTCGTCCCCAAGACCTCGGGCGGCCGCGGGCTGCACCTGTTCGCGCCGATCCGCGCGGAGTGGGAGTTCATCCCCGCGCGCCGCGCCACCATCGCGCTGGCCCGCGAGATCGAGCGCCGGGCGCCCGGCGCGGTCACCACGAAGTGGTGGAAGGAGGAGCGCGGGGAGAAGGTCTTCATCGACTACAACCAGATGGCTCGTGACCGCACCATCGCCTCGGCGTACTCGATCCGCGCGAACGCGCGCGCCACCGTGTCCGCGCCGCTGCGCTGGGAGGAGGTGGCCGACGTCCACCCCGACGACTTCACCGTGCGCAGCATGCCGGCCCGGTTCGCGGAGGTCGGCGACCTGTTCGCGGGGGCCAACGCCTCTGCCGAGGGGATCGCCGACGGGACCGTCGGCGGCCTCGAGACCCTGCTGGAGTGGGCCGACCGCGACGAGCGCGACCACGGCCTCGGTGAGGCGCCCTACCCGCCCGAGTACCCCAAGATGCCGGGCGAGCCGCTGCGGGTGCAGCCGAGCCGGGCCAAGAAGGACTGA